From Haloglomus litoreum, the proteins below share one genomic window:
- a CDS encoding DUF5995 family protein, protein MSRARGPRRSWRKEATAVGRRLRRGRPTARRRAGGDPEILSLLAAPYGSVEEARDRLDALRREFADRGDDRAVFLTVYARTTEAVAARIERGEFEDPEWVATYLVAFANRYRQACHNYERGALSAVADPWQLAFDSAAEPDSLVAQDALLGVNAHINYDLAFALVDAGIERDRTARYADHCDVTEVLRTIVDDIQDLLASEAPGLVAVDESLGRADERLAIFTIDECRASAWRNAVGLSSRFRLRRWLARRVTGATATGAAYLLLSTRASDSVQGALGEFEAGGEDEGGQGTGVGRN, encoded by the coding sequence ATGAGCCGGGCTCGTGGGCCACGTCGGTCCTGGCGGAAGGAGGCCACCGCCGTCGGGCGGCGACTCCGTCGGGGGCGGCCGACGGCGCGCCGGCGGGCGGGGGGTGACCCGGAGATCCTGTCATTACTGGCAGCGCCGTACGGCTCGGTCGAGGAGGCCCGCGACCGACTCGACGCGCTGCGGCGCGAGTTCGCCGACCGAGGGGACGACCGCGCGGTGTTCCTCACGGTGTACGCCCGGACGACCGAGGCGGTCGCGGCGCGCATCGAGCGCGGCGAGTTCGAGGACCCCGAGTGGGTCGCCACCTACCTCGTCGCCTTCGCCAACCGCTACCGGCAGGCGTGCCACAACTACGAGCGGGGCGCCCTGTCCGCCGTCGCGGACCCCTGGCAACTCGCCTTCGACTCCGCCGCGGAGCCGGACTCGCTGGTCGCCCAGGACGCCCTGCTGGGTGTGAACGCCCACATCAACTACGACCTCGCGTTCGCGCTGGTCGATGCGGGTATCGAGCGGGACCGGACGGCCCGGTACGCCGACCATTGCGACGTGACCGAGGTGCTCCGGACCATCGTCGACGACATCCAGGACCTGCTGGCGAGCGAGGCACCCGGCCTCGTGGCGGTCGATGAGTCGCTGGGCCGGGCCGACGAGCGCCTCGCCATCTTCACCATCGACGAGTGCCGGGCCAGCGCCTGGCGCAACGCGGTCGGCCTCTCCTCGCGGTTCCGCCTGCGGCGCTGGCTCGCCCGCCGGGTGACGGGCGCCACCGCGACCGGCGCGGCGTACCTGCTCCTGAGCACGCGAGCGAGCGATTCCGTGCAGGGTGCCCTCGGGGAGTTCGAGGCGGGTGGGGAGGACGAGGGAGGACAGGGGACGGGAGTCGGACGGAACTGA
- a CDS encoding cytochrome P450, with the protein MSRPRPRVRERAGDAEAEGRAPGGGEGSTLPAETPPGPDGLPLLGNALSLVRDPRAFYREMSEYGDVVSYSIPRLEFCTVLHPDLVERVLLTDHERFGKYGFEDLGGEFASEGLLLTEGEQWRRQRTAVQNAFTMDRVQGYGEAMADYTRRMVEGWDDGEVVSIDDELSRLTLQVLAHSLFDIDLGREADLVREFATTINDRGSLDGVSTFLPVWVPTPENRRYRRVLSEFREFVGALIDERRGRADEYDDILSLLLTAEDDTGDTMSHVELRDQMATFLFAGHETTSLALTFTLLEVAKHEEVRARLDEEYASLLAGSAPDPAQVPQLEYTDRVIQESLRRYPPAFIIFREAREDVELGGYRIPEGTKLTLPQFHIHTDERWYDDPMTFDPDRWTDGLEEELPDYAYFPFGGGPRHCIGMRFAMLELKTALPTLLQRVDLDLLSDPEPELDMAVTMRPADPVRMRVRKR; encoded by the coding sequence ATGTCACGACCACGCCCACGCGTTCGAGAACGGGCCGGTGACGCCGAGGCCGAGGGCCGCGCACCCGGTGGCGGCGAGGGGTCGACGCTCCCGGCGGAGACACCGCCGGGACCGGACGGCCTCCCCCTGCTCGGAAACGCGCTCTCGCTGGTCCGGGACCCGCGGGCGTTCTACCGGGAGATGAGCGAGTACGGCGACGTCGTGAGCTACAGCATCCCGCGGCTGGAGTTCTGTACCGTCCTCCATCCGGACCTCGTCGAGCGGGTCCTCCTGACCGACCACGAGCGGTTCGGCAAGTACGGGTTCGAGGATCTGGGCGGCGAGTTCGCCAGCGAGGGCCTGCTCCTGACGGAGGGCGAGCAGTGGCGCCGGCAGCGGACGGCGGTCCAGAACGCCTTCACCATGGACCGCGTCCAGGGGTACGGCGAGGCGATGGCGGACTACACCCGTCGGATGGTCGAGGGATGGGACGACGGCGAGGTCGTGTCCATCGACGACGAGCTCTCCCGGCTGACGCTCCAGGTGCTCGCACACTCGCTGTTCGACATCGACCTCGGCCGGGAGGCCGACCTGGTGCGGGAGTTCGCCACCACCATCAACGACCGCGGCAGTCTCGACGGGGTCTCGACCTTCCTGCCGGTCTGGGTTCCGACGCCCGAGAACCGGCGGTACAGACGGGTCCTCTCCGAGTTCCGTGAGTTCGTGGGTGCCCTGATCGACGAGCGCCGCGGGCGGGCCGACGAGTACGACGACATCCTCTCGCTCCTGCTGACCGCCGAGGACGATACCGGCGACACCATGTCCCACGTGGAGCTGCGCGACCAGATGGCGACGTTCCTGTTCGCGGGCCACGAGACCACATCGCTCGCGCTCACGTTCACGCTGCTGGAGGTGGCCAAGCACGAGGAGGTTCGGGCACGGCTGGACGAGGAGTACGCGAGCCTGCTGGCGGGGTCGGCGCCGGACCCCGCGCAGGTGCCACAGCTGGAGTACACGGACCGCGTCATCCAGGAATCGTTGCGGCGCTACCCCCCGGCGTTCATCATCTTCCGGGAGGCCCGCGAGGACGTCGAACTGGGGGGCTACCGGATCCCCGAGGGGACGAAGCTCACGCTCCCGCAGTTCCACATCCACACCGACGAGCGGTGGTACGACGACCCGATGACCTTCGACCCGGACCGCTGGACCGACGGTCTCGAGGAGGAACTGCCGGACTACGCCTACTTCCCGTTCGGTGGCGGCCCACGGCACTGCATCGGGATGCGCTTCGCGATGCTGGAACTGAAGACGGCGCTGCCGACGCTCCTCCAGCGGGTCGACCTCGACCTGCTGTCGGACCCGGAGCCCGAACTCGACATGGCGGTCACGATGCGACCGGCGGACCCGGTGCGGATGCGCGTTCGGAAGCGGTGA
- a CDS encoding helix-turn-helix domain-containing protein, with protein MRYLHARLDQPEWMRHPMQRFLARSDAMERVELHAWNLSREDVQFALFYMVGDIDAYRERIDEVEPVREYELTPVDEEHFYSYVCQTYTDADEAFFDAFAALRLVVVPPLVYDGRGRLTLTSVGAGDALTELVATLRDSADIGVEVLEIGEYDRRHGTVAAGLTDRQFEAVETATSLGYYTTPREAALADVADELGIAEATASELLRRAESRVMERVVGT; from the coding sequence ATGCGCTACCTGCACGCGCGCCTCGACCAGCCGGAGTGGATGCGACACCCGATGCAGCGGTTCCTGGCGCGTTCGGACGCGATGGAGCGGGTGGAACTGCACGCCTGGAACCTCTCGCGGGAGGACGTGCAGTTCGCGCTGTTCTACATGGTCGGCGACATCGACGCCTACCGCGAGCGCATCGACGAGGTCGAGCCCGTCCGGGAGTACGAACTGACGCCGGTCGACGAGGAGCACTTCTACTCGTACGTCTGCCAGACGTACACCGACGCCGACGAGGCGTTCTTCGACGCCTTCGCCGCCCTGCGGCTGGTGGTGGTGCCGCCGCTGGTGTACGACGGGAGGGGCCGGCTGACGCTGACGAGCGTCGGGGCCGGTGACGCGCTGACGGAACTGGTTGCGACGCTCCGGGACAGCGCCGATATCGGCGTCGAGGTCCTGGAGATCGGCGAGTACGACCGTCGACACGGGACCGTCGCGGCCGGACTGACCGACCGGCAGTTCGAGGCCGTCGAGACGGCGACGAGCCTGGGCTACTACACGACGCCGCGGGAGGCGGCACTGGCCGACGTGGCCGATGAACTCGGCATCGCGGAGGCGACGGCCTCGGAGCTGCTGCGCCGGGCCGAGTCACGGGTGATGGAGCGGGTCGTCGGGACCTGA